In one Salvelinus sp. IW2-2015 unplaced genomic scaffold, ASM291031v2 Un_scaffold1858, whole genome shotgun sequence genomic region, the following are encoded:
- the LOC139024773 gene encoding uncharacterized protein, whose translation MHKISTTLPLAHWNSSSSIEPLLSGTKAASFSGRLSSSSASTVFAPGLRKYPQEGALSSLTASSSQAKALLASLSASSLSASSLSAEALLLSSTFRQHRLLREQQRASSLPLPNGRSSNSTNTSTTTTSSSSSSTSPTSTTSTPSSSPSSPTPLTSLNLSSVGLKPSGRSLQCSSSNSYKERGSKTLLKPVSPSNSQ comes from the exons ATGCACAAGATATCTACCACTCTCcccttg GCCCATtggaacagcagcagcagtattgAGCCCCTCCTGTCAGGCACCAAAGCTGCCAGTTTCTCCGGCCGCCTGTCCTCCAGTTCGGCCTCGACTGTGTTCGCCCCGGGTCTGAGGAAGTATCCCCAGGAGGGGGCGCTGTCTTCCCTGACAGCCTCCTCCAGCCAGGCCAAAGCCCTGCTGGCCAGCCTGTCAGCCTCCAGCCTATCAGCCTCCAGCCTGAGCGCCGAggccctgctcctctcctccaccttccgCCAACACCGCCTCCTCCGCGAGCAGCAGCGCGCCTCCTCCCTGCCCCTGCCCAACGGCCGCTCCTCCAACTCCACCAACACctcaaccaccaccacctcctcttcctcctcctccacctcccccacctccaccacctccaccccctcctcctcgccCTCCTCCCCAACCCCCCTGAcctccctcaacctctcctccgtGGGGCTCAAGCCCAGCGGCCGCAGCCTGCAGTGCTCCAGCTCCAATAGCTACAAGGAACGTGGCAGCAAGACCCTACTCAAGCCTGTCTCCCCTAGCAACTCACAGTGA